A region of Panthera uncia isolate 11264 chromosome D4, Puncia_PCG_1.0, whole genome shotgun sequence DNA encodes the following proteins:
- the STOM gene encoding stomatin has translation MSEKRHTGDAEARRLPDSFRDSPNTGLGPCGWILVAVSFLFTVITFPISVWMCIKIIKEYERAIIFRLGRILQGGAKGPGLFFILPCTDSFIKVDMRTISFDIPPQEILTKDSVTISVDGVVYYRVQNATLAVANITNADSATRLLAQTTLRNVLGTKNLSQILSDREEIAHNMQCTLDDATDDWGIKVERVEIKDVKLPVQLQRAMAAEAEASREARAKVIAAEGEMNASRALKEASMVITESPAALQLRYLQTLTTIAAEKNSTIVFPLPIDMLQGIVGAKK, from the exons ATGTCTGAGAAGCGGCACACAGGGGATGCCGAAGCCCGGAGGCTCCCCGACTCCTTCAGGG aTAGCCCTAATACGGGCCTTGGACCTTGTGGCTGGATTTTGGTGGCTGTCTCGTTCTTGTTCACAGTTATAACCTTCCCAATATCGGTATGGATGTGCATAAAG atcataaaagaatatgaaagagCCATCATCTTTAGATTGGGTCGCATTTTACAAGGAGGAGCCAAAGGACCTG gtttattttttattctgccGTGCACGGACAGCTTCATCAAAGTGGACATGAGAACGATTTCATTTGACATCCCCCCTCAGGAG ATCCTCACTAAGGATTCCGTGACCATTAGTGTGGATGGCGTGGTCTATTACCGCGTTCAGAACGCAACTCTGGCCGTGGCAAATATCACCAACGCCGACTCCGCAACCCGTCTTTTGGCACAAACGACTCTGAGGAACGTTCTGGGCACCAAGAACCTCTCTCAGATCCTGTCTGACAGGGAAGAAATTGCACACAACATGCAG TGTACCCTGGATGACGCCACGGACGACTGGGGAATAAAGGTGGAGCGCGTGGAAATTAAGGACGTGAAGCTGCCTGTGCAGCTCCAGAGGGCGATGGCTGCAGAGGCGGAGGCATCTCGGGAGGCCCGAGCCAAG GTCATTGCAGCCGAGGGAGAAATGAACGCATCCAGGGCTCTGAAAGAAGCCTCCATGGTCATCACTGAGTCTCCCGCGGCCCTTCAGCTGCGGTACCTCCAGACACTGACCACCATTGCTGCTGAGAAAAACTCCACGATCGTCTTCCCCCTGCCCATAGACATGTTGCAAGGCATCGTGGGGGCAAAGAAGTGA